A single window of Nicotiana tomentosiformis chromosome 1, ASM39032v3, whole genome shotgun sequence DNA harbors:
- the LOC104107647 gene encoding uncharacterized protein, with protein sequence MRSRPPLTRRRSPTIHYAPDTPLYHTTGNDDVDSGRKKMKHRGKNVVWSPAMDKCLIEALAIQARNGNKVDKCFNENAYNAACVAVNTHFPLSLNNQKVINRLKTIKKRYNIISNILSQEEFSWNPNTDTIDCEDDDLWKKYVAAHPDARAFRGKQIAMYEEMKIVCGNYQAPSRWSRMSAKVNGNPVIECKYEQESGSYLSASSEHMNDSDGTKTQSSAKEPVYTEMAANNEDEDEDEPEAQPERQAAERTRSSETLQDAMLAIASSIRHLADTIEQSKYTIDTPALLQAVMEIEGLEEAKQMYAFESLNEDPVKARAFMAYNRRLRRIYLYRLFGWWR encoded by the exons ATGAGATCCAGACCACCGCTGACTCGCAGGAGATCACCTACTATTCATTATGCCCCTGACACTCCCCTCTATCATACTACTG GAAATGACGACGTAGATAGTGGGAGAAAGAAGATGAAGCACAGGGGAAAAAATGTTGTATGGTCTCCTGCAATGGACAAGTGTCTGATTGAAGCACTTGCTATCCAAGCAAGAAATGGAAATAAAGTTGACAAATGCTTCAATGAAAATGCATATAATGCTGCCTGTGTTGCTGTTAATACTCATTTCCCCTTGTCGTTAAATAACCAAAAGGTTATTAATCGTCTTAAGACAATCAAAAAGAGGTATAATATAATCAGTAATATCCTCAGTCAAGAGGAATTCTCTTGGAATCCAAATACAGATACAATCGACTGTGAGGATGATGATCTTTGGAAGAAATATGTTGCT GCACACCCTGATGCTAGGGCTTTCCGAGGAAAGCAGATAGCCATGTATGAAGAAATGAAAATTGTATGTGGAAATTATCAAGCTCCTAGTCGCTGGAGTAGAATGTCAGCCAAAGTGAATGGAAATCCAGTGATAGAGTGCAAGTACGAACAAGAATCTGGTTCATATCTTTCAGCAAGTTCAGAGCATATGAACGATTCGGATGGAACCAAGACACAGTCATCTGCCAAAGAACCAGTATATACTGAAATGGCTGCTAAtaatgaagatgaagatgaagatgagcCCGAGGCTCAACCTGAGAGGCAAGCTGCAGAACGGACTCGTAGCTCAGAGACTCTTCAAGATGCAATGTTAGCGATAGCCTCAAGCATCCGGCACTTGGCTGACACAATTGAGCAAAGCAAGTACACCATTGACACCCCTGCTCTTTTGCAAGCTGTGATGGAAATCGAGGGTCTGGAAGAAGCGAAGCAAATGTATGCTTTCGAGTCTTTGAATGAGGACCCCGTCAAAGCCAGGGCCTTCATGGCATACAATAGAAGACTGAGGAGAATATATTTGTATCGACTGTTTGGCTGGTGGAGATAA
- the LOC104107648 gene encoding pathogenesis-related protein PR-4B, translating to MERVNNYKLCVALLIMSVMMAMAAAQSATNVRSTYHLYNPQNINWDLRAASAFCATWDADKPLAWRQKYGWTAFCGPAGPRGQDSCGRCLRVTNTGTGTQATVRIVDQCSNGGLDLDVNVFNQLDTNGLGYQQGHLIVNYEFVNCND from the exons ATGGAGAGAGTTAATAATTATAAGTTGTGCGTGGCATTGCTGATCATGAGCGTGATGATGGCAATGGCGGCGGCACAGAGCGCTACAAACGTGAGATCAACGTATCATTTATATAACCCACAGAACATTAACTGGGATTTGAGAGCAGCAAGTGCTTTCTGCGCTACTTGGGATGCCGACAAGCCTCTCGCATGGCGCCAAAAATATGGCTGGACTGCTTTCTGCGGTCCTGCTGGACCTCGAGGCCAAGATTCCTGTGGTAGATGCTTGAGG GTGACGAACACCGGAACAGGAACTCAAGCAACAGTGAGAATAGTAGATCAATGCAGCAATGGAGGGCTTGATTTGGATGTGAATGTCTTTAACCAATTGGACACTAATGGATTGGGCTATCAGCAAGGCCACCTTATTGTCAACTATGAATTTGTCAACTGCAATGACTAA
- the LOC104107649 gene encoding PRA1 family protein E-like, with protein sequence MSEKPSNYGTLPTSTPPPPPTTHSARKPPRPPPPGPLPPQPPRPSTTFLSTTRSNTAARRPWRVFFDYTLFSLPYNYSEAISRVRRNLNYFRVNYAMVILLIIFLSLIYNPISMIVFLVVSIAWLYYFSEEPIVILGAHLDDRLVLVGLGLVTVIALAFTHVGLNVLVALIIGFCVLGLHGSLRGTGDLFLDENEAAEGGLLSVVS encoded by the coding sequence ATGTCTGAAAAGCCCTCCAATTATGGCACACTTCCAACTTCCACCCCACCACCACCCCCTACAACTCATTCAGCCAGAAAACCCCCTCGTCCACCACCACCCGGTCCACTACCCCCACAACCACCCCGCCCCTCCACCACCTTCCTCTCAACAACCAGATCCAACACTGCCGCGCGCCGTCCATGGCGCGTGTTCTTCGACTACACCCTCTTCTCCCTCCCCTACAACTACTCCGAAGCCATATCGCGCGTGAGGCGCAACCTCAACTACTTTCGCGTCAACTACGCCATGGTAATCCTCCTCATTATCTTCCTCAGCCTTATATACAACCCAATCTCCATGATCGTCTTCTTAGTTGTATCTATAGCTTGGTTATATTACTTCAGTGAAGAACCAATTGTAATATTGGGGGCCCATTTAGACGATCGTCTTGTTTTGGTTGGTTTGGGTTTGGTTACTGTCATTGCCTTGGCGTTTACTCATGTGGGTCTCAACGTTTTGGTTGCTTTGATTATTGGGTTTTGTGTTTTGGGCCTGCACGGGTCGTTAAGGGGAACTGGGGACTTGTTCTTGGATGAGAATGAGGCTGCTGAAGGTGGCTTGCTTTCTGTTGTCAGTTGA
- the LOC104107650 gene encoding uncharacterized protein: MAPDAADALAVREKVMKLLNAACSGNIALFKNLAKQLDNGKGLAGTVADVKDANKRGALIFAAREGQTEFCEFMVEELKLDVNTKDEEGETPVLHAARQGHTATVQYLIEQGADPATPSASGATALHHAAGMGHVEVVKFLLSKGVDVDSQSGAGTPLIWAAGLAQEDAVKVLLEHHANVNAQTEEDVCPLVSAVAANSLPCVELLVKAGADVNVRAGEATPLLIAAHNGSAEIIKCLLQAGADPNAADEDGNKPVHVAATRGCRPAVEALFAVTPRIQSVPEWSVDGLIKFMQSEPILSETRIKQERTEAGREPSKRETIIPKIDLPEVTPEAKKKAADAKARGDEAFKRKDYTMAVDAYTQAIDFDPTDGILYSNRSLCWIRLGQAEHALSDAKACRQLRPDWAKACFREGAALRLLQRFEDAANAFYEGVQIDPESMELATAFREAVEAGRKFHGTNKKNSQSSRS; encoded by the exons ATGGCTCCTGATGCTGCTGATGCTCTTGCAG TTAGAGAAAAGGTTATGAAGTTACTGAATGCTGCTTGTTCAGGGAACATTGCGCTTTTCAAGA ATTTGGCTAAGCAACTGGATAATGGGAAAGGGTTGGCCGGGACGGTGGCGGATGTGAAGGATGCTAATAAAAGAGGGGCATTGATTTTTGCTGCTAGAGAAGGCCAGACCGAGTTCTGCGAGTTCATGGTAGAAGAGTTGAAACTTGATGTCAATACAAAAGATGAAGAAG GTGAGACTCCTGTTCTTCATGCTGCTCGTCAAGGACACACTGCTACTGTCCAGTACCTCATAGAACAAGGTGCTGATCCTGCAACACCTAGTGCTTCAGGGGCAACAGCTTTGCATCATGCTGCAGGAATGG GACATGTTGAAGTGGTTAAATTCTTACTCTCAAAGGGCGTAGATGTTGATTCACAAAGTGGTGCTGGAACACCACTTATATGGGCTGCAGGTCTTGCCCAGGAAGATGCTGTTAAGGTTTTGCTGGAACATCATGCTAAT GTTAATGCTCAAACAGAAGAAGATGTCTGTCCGTTGGTATCAGCTGTAGCAGCCAATTCATTGCCTTGCGTGGAACTGTTAGTAAAG GCAGGAGCTGATGTCAATGTTAGGGCTGGTGAAGCAACCCCTTTGCTCATTGCTGCTCATAATGGTAGTGCAGAAATTATTAAGTGCTTACTACAAGCTGGAGCTGATCCTAATGCCGCTGATGAG GATGGTAACAAGCCAGTACATGTTGCAGCTACAAGGGGCTGTCGGCCGGCTGTTGAAGCTTTGTTCGCAGTCACACCACGGATTCAGAGTGTTCCAGAATGGAGTGTGGATGGACTCATTAAGTTTATGCAATCTGAGCCTATCCTATCTGAAACTAGGATAAAACAG GAAAGAACAGAAGCTGGGAGGGAACCAAGCAAGAGAGAAACTATTATTCCAAAGATAGATTTACCAGAG GTGACTCCTGAAGCAAAGAAGAAAGCTGCAGATGCGAAGGCGAGGGGAGATGAGGCATTTAAGAGGAAGGATTACACTATGGCTGTGGATGCTTATACACAG GCAATCGATTTTGATCCAACTGATGGCATTCTGTATTCGAATAGAAGTCTTTGTTGGATCCGCTTGGGGCAAGCTGAACATGCTTTAAGTGATGCCAAGGCCTGCAGACAACTTAGACCAGATTGGGCAAAAGCTTGTTTTCGGGAAGGTGCAGCTCTACGGCTATTGCAG AGGTTTGAAGATGCAGCCAATGCTTTCTATGAGGGGGTACAGATCGACCCTGAAAGTATGGAGCTCGCAACTGCTTTCAG GGAAGCTGTTGAGGCTGGTAGAAAATTTCATGGCACGAATAAGAAAAATTCTCAGTCATCCAGGAGTTAG